One window of the Salvia splendens isolate huo1 chromosome 1, SspV2, whole genome shotgun sequence genome contains the following:
- the LOC121757767 gene encoding uncharacterized protein LOC121757767: protein MKKKEDAKLDQDLPSASQGRQDFEDLTFGDDEEDDVGNTTIKSKKPRTKGALDVYCDRVTAKGVQVQKLSKGKQQTINDVQGKKLRDRACTKLAKWFCETGIPFNAAKHESFKIAIESVGQYGPGMKPPSYHELRVPLLKKEVESVSALVKEHRDDWATYGCSIISDGWRDFVSHKEVINFLVNSPKGSIFIKSVDVSDIVKDANALVAMFEEMIDYAGEKNVIQIVTDNASNYKKVGMTLQVRIPSLFWSPCAAHCIDLMLEDIGKIPLIHGVIKKSIALTGYIYSKMGVLNMMRRYTNKRELLRPAVTRFATSFITLRSIHNQRQNLRKMFTSDEWTTSQWYKEASGKQATTTVLNDAYWRHIVHALKLGSPLIEVLRMVDAERKPAMGYIYEAMDRCKETISKSFKGNKDKYKRAFNRLSKACTSVF, encoded by the exons atgaagaaaaaagaggatgctaaactggatcaagatcttcCGTCAGCATCACAAGGTAGGCAGGATTTTGAAGATTTAACCTTTGGAGATGACGAAGAGGATGATGTTGGTAATACAACAATTAAATCGAAGAAGCCGAGGACGAAAGGTGCTTTGGATGTATATTGCGACCGCGTTACAGCAAAAGGAGTCCAAGTACAAAAATTGAGCAAGGGAAAACAACAGACGATAAATGATGTTCAGGGAAAAAAGTTACGTGACAGGGCTTGCACTAAATTGGCTAAATGGTTTTGTGAAACCGGAATACCATTTAATGCTGCTAAGCACGAAAGCTTTAAGATTGCCATTGAATCTGTTGGACAGTATGGTCCCGGTATGAAGCCGCCGAGTTATCATGAACTGAGAGTGCCTTTGCTGAAGAAAGAAGTTGAGAGTGTGAGTGCTCTCGTAAAAGAGCATAGAGATGATTGGGCAACTTATGGATGTTCAATTATATCTGATGGGTGGCGTGATTTTGTTTCTCATAAAGAAGTTATCAACTTCTTAGTGAATTCGCCAAAAGGTTCAATTTTCATCAAGTCTGTCGATGTGTCTGACATTGTAAAAGATGCAAACGCTCTGGTAGCAATGTTCGAAGAGATGATTGATTATGCTGGAGAGAAGAATGTGATCCAAATCGTGACGGATAATGCCTCCAATTACAAGAAAGTTGGAATGACGCTGCAAGTAAGGATACCCTCACTGTTTTGGTCTCCATGTGCAGCACATTGCATCGATTTGATGCTTGAAGATATTGGTAAAATACCGCTTATCCATGGTGTGATCAAAAAGTCAATAGCTTTGACCGGTTATATTTACAGTAAGATGGGCGTGCTGAACATGATGAGAAGATATACGAATAAGAGAGAGTTACTTAGGCCGGCAGTCACTAGATTTGCTACTTCCTTCATCACTTTGAGGTCCATCCATAACCAGCGGCAGAATCTCAGAAAAATGTTCACCAGTGATGAATGGACTACTAGTCAGTGGTACAAAGAGGCATCCGGAAAACAGGCAACTACTACTGTGTTGAATGATGCTTATTGGAGACATATTGTCCATGCACTCAAATTGGGTTCTCCTCTTATTGAGGTGTTGAGAATGGTTGATGCTGAGCGCAAGCCCGCGATGGGTTATATTTATGAGGCTATGGATCGTTGTAAAGAGACCATTTCCAAGTCATTCAAAGGAAACAAAGACAAGTATAAGAGAGCATTTAAT AGGTTATCGAAGGCTTGCACGAGTGTATTCTAA